In Zygosaccharomyces rouxii strain CBS732 chromosome D complete sequence, one DNA window encodes the following:
- the GIP4 gene encoding protein phosphatase regulator GIP4 (weakly similar to uniprot|P39732 Saccharomyces cerevisiae YAL031C FUN21 Cytoplasmic protein of unknown function potential Cdc28p substrate) yields MFAVAAAHATRLAKVKGAQHLDIYDVRIIQYRSAILRLSEAIRLLEVLEKNLEKRQDAGKTIIPLINYVLSLCEGPVFNIHPVLRKRFTLLSEFKLTKLNEVNPPLSPFGVEYDVDFAPFVVDLSQLRENVYNSNLQWKLMGCLQAISQNALDIYEKKLKHVSMERASKRPADFPGKVLPLNYGAIDDILRPFEMELCLDWAVLINDREQDTSFKSLRKLQSQVLTKFLSNINEKVFPVIRTYFNQLQKAYNNRSPAVANLKELPHWEFSVHRLYSYIYRIICVLDVMVNLTRQLWLPNRDYFYSLRSQLSSENVYAYNEILDKIDSICNEPKRHVTGTILAILDSCSNPNLNISVTANTVPEIFANSICKVTPILRNTLQSITSWLEVWKFVDNNHDSHEKLASLNEEQLSNMLQERLAVDKLNQAEMQQRTNRLSPDVTPSAAGGLSRTGSTIRRSHSKRLSTPTSPSTSSNISSPGKVSPLKMSPANSVDKPSARGPNISSPQLSRRSSIVDIRISSPTSHSGSPQISGKNSLADSRVAGSVPMKNAGDQKCTPRSPLANRTANGRPRSSSLQSGHDEDTNTNRKVALPSRSTSLQAHATVNQKRIQDSFAQLTRSRSINGSSNISGSPNGRKMQQTTRKTRTPTLTGNPPTSSRQGFKSTSETSPLPEMEELSIGSGGGHERKRQHEEQNGEESSPNGLSSPQKRTQQQQEQETPSGDKQQEKEQPQGQQEEKHGQQLPYEHHKYFDHKVADEQNGLPLIKKPEESGQEPLEKEESEEREQSAEPQQARSEQSSYHGAESMSAQEADDAHSVQKKVRFAGVGPMTEDELTRPTRRGWYRKPAVLHYPPPPPQYLSQKFRLRQEGMAFRTSLREENGKEPTNKRNSMVTTFDELAPPPQKESVSHRFASILREKLK; encoded by the coding sequence ATGTTTGCAGTAGCAGCTGCTCACGCAACACGTCTTGCCAAGGTTAAGGGAGCTCAGCATTTAGACATTTATGATGTGAGAATTATTCAATACAGATCAGCCATTTTAAGGCTTTCAGAAGCCATCAGATTATTGGaagttcttgaaaaaaacTTAGAAAAAAGACAAGACGCTGGAAAGACGATTATACCATTAATCAATTACGTGCTTTCGCTGTGCGAAGGTCCTGTATTTAATATTCATCCTGTTTTGAGGAAAAGGTTTACTTTATTGAGTGAATTCAAACTTACTAAACTGAATGAAGTTAATCCACCACTTTCACCTTTCGGTGTGGAATACGACGTGGATTTTGCACCGTTTGTGGTAGATTTATCTCAGTTGAGGGAGAACGTCTACAATTCTAATTTACAATGGAAGCTCATGGGATGTCTCCAGGCAATATCCCAAAATGCTCTTGATATTtatgagaagaaattgaaacacGTTTCCATGGAAAGAGCTTCTAAAAGACCTGCAGATTTCCCTGGCAAAGTGCTTCCACTGAATTATGGAGcaattgatgatattttgaGGCCATTTGAGATGGAACTTTGTTTAGATTGGGCAGTTCTAATAAACGACAGAGAACAAGATACATCTTTTAAATCATTGAGAAAACTACAAAGTCAAGTGTTGACAAAGTTCTTATCAAATATTAATGAGAAAGTTTTCCCCGTGATTAGAACTTATTTCAACCAATTACAGAAGGCTTACAACAATAGAAGCCCAGCAGTTGcgaatttgaaagaactaCCACACTGGGAATTTTCAGTGCATAGATTGTATTCTTACATTTATCGAATAATCTGTGTATTGGATGTCATGGTTAATCTGACAAGACAGTTGTGGCTACCCAATAGAGATTATTTCTACAGTCTAAGGTCTCAGCTGTCTAGCGAAAATGTCTATGCCTACAACGAAATCTTAGATAAAATTGATTCCATTTGTAATGAACCAAAGCGTCATGTTACGGGTACTATCCTAGCCATCTTGGATAGTTGTTCCAATCCAAACTTAAACATTAGTGTAACGGCTAACACTGTACCGGAAATTTTTGCGAATTCCATTTGTAAGGTGACTCCAATCTTGAGGAACACTTTGCAATCAATTACTTCGTGGTTAGAAGTATGGAAATTCGTTGATAACAATCACGATTCtcatgaaaaattagcaAGTCTAAATGAGGAACAACTGTCTAACATGTTACAAGAAAGATTGGCTgtggataaattgaatcaaGCGGAGATGCAACAGAGGACGAATAGACTAAGTCCCGATGTTACTCCTTCAGCGGCCGGTGGACTTAGTCGTACTGGTAGCACGATTAGAAGGAGCCATAGTAAAAGGTTGAGTACACCGACATCTCCCTCTACTTCGAGTAATATTAGTTCTCCTGGCAAAGTTTCaccattgaagatgagtCCAGCCAATTCTGTAGATAAACCAAGTGCGAGGGGTCCAAATATAAGTTCACCTCAATTATCAAGGAGAAGTTCTATTGTCGATATTAGAATATCTTCACCGACTTCCCACTCAGGATCACCTCAAATATCAGGAAAGAATTCATTAGCAGATAGTAGAGTGGCTGGTTCAGTTCCGATGAAGAATGCTGGCGATCAAAAATGTACACCACGGTCACCCCTGGCGAATAGAACTGCCAATGGAAGACCTCGTTCATCCTCTCTACAGTCTGGTCACGATGAGGATACAAATACTAATCGTAAAGTCGCCCTACCGTCTCGTTCCACTTCTTTACAAGCACATGCTACAGTTAACCAAAAGAGAATACAGGATAGTTTCGCTCAGTTGACAAGAAGCAGAAGTATAAATGGGTCCTCGAATATTTCTGGAAGTCCAAATGGCAGGAAAATGCAGCAAACTACAAGGAAAACTCGAACACCGACTCTTACTGGTAATCCACCAACCTCCAGTAGACAGGGTTTTAAAAGCACTTCCGAGACTTCACCTTTACCTGAAATGGAAGAACTAAGCATTGGTTCAGGTGGAGGTCATGAACGTAAGAGACAGCATGAGGAACAAAACGGCGAGGAATCATCACCCAATGGTCTATCTAGTCCTCAAAAACGAACGCAACAGCAGCAGGAACAGGAGACACCATCTGGCGATAAACAACAGGAAAAAGAACAGCCTCAAGGAcaacaagaagagaaaCATGGGCAACAATTACCATACGAACACCACAAGTATTTCGACCATAAAGTAGCGGATGAGCAGAATGGTTTACCATTAATAAAGAAACCAGAGGAATCAGGGCAGGAACCtttagaaaaagaagaatcagaGGAAAGGGAGCAATCAGCAGAACCACAACAGGCTCGAAGCGAGCAGTCTTCATATCACGGGGCCGAAAGTATGTCTGCCCAAGAAGCAGATGATGCGCACTCTGTGCAAAAGAAAGTACGGTTCGCAGGTGTGGGACCCATGACTGAAGATGAACTTACTAGACCAACAAGGAGAGGATGGTACAGAAAGCCGGCAGTTCTGCATTATCCGCCACCCCCTCCGCAGTATTTGagtcaaaaatttagaCTTCGTCAAGAAGGTATGGCATTTAGAACAAGTCTTCGTGAGGAGAACGGCAAGGAACCTACtaacaaaagaaattcgaTGGTTACTACCTTTGATGAACTAGCCCCCCCACCACAAAAGGAATCTGTTTCTCACAGGTTTGCCTCTATATTacgtgaaaaattgaaataa